The Marinobacter halotolerans genome includes a window with the following:
- a CDS encoding DDE-type integrase/transposase/recombinase, whose product MLRINDVVQIREERYRVLTISGKFVIWIDIDSAKAFPEVVTTSHIDQWMRDEALRRADDPFSYLALVFVERGTKAQKIRDERHQLIAPLLADEEIYYRSGRGQLVQARSDLTGTPRKTLYKHLRQYWQRGSIPNALLPDYSKSGGKGQKKTSKKKLGRPRKTSPGTGITVDSSIERMFRIVLDRHYVNDKGHSMPYVHRRFIDMFEVGNSNVSREDYPTVLQLRYFYEREYKKADRIRLRANRISYQKDIRPLIGTATAGVPGPGSRYEIDATIADIYLLSADRQSVIGRPTLYVVVDVFSRMVTGFYVGLENPSYVTAMSALNTSVSDKTELCGRYGFEITDDQWPTVGIPDAILADRGELLGHQIESLEKAFGVRIENTPPYRGDAKGIVERYFRTLQAEFKPFAPGVVTGSRIRKQGGKDYRLDATLTLDDFTRIMLASILHRNQYAVLPKYDRDADMPNDMALTPLNIWNWGIQYRTGRLRNASEEGLRIAMLPRQKAYLSDLGVSCFGAYYTSKELLASGWLHRNGDRRVTNLYAAYDPAVADHIYVFPEERSPEYWVCSLTDRSRQYRGKSMWELWASQEQQRQAASAAKVAETTSKRNLENLVSQTIKDAERSRPTVFKQSKAETVRGIRDNRKQERDAQRAEQTKARQPDKTKPKSEVTYLHGKPDDGGFPDFIDELFGDDE is encoded by the coding sequence ATGCTGCGAATCAATGATGTCGTTCAGATAAGGGAAGAGCGATACCGGGTCCTGACGATCTCAGGGAAATTTGTTATCTGGATCGACATTGATTCAGCCAAAGCTTTTCCCGAAGTCGTTACAACGTCCCATATTGACCAATGGATGCGTGATGAAGCCCTCAGGCGGGCAGACGATCCTTTCTCCTATCTGGCATTAGTTTTTGTTGAGCGAGGGACAAAAGCCCAGAAAATACGCGACGAAAGACACCAACTAATCGCTCCGTTGCTTGCTGACGAGGAAATTTACTATCGCAGTGGCAGGGGCCAGTTGGTACAAGCCCGCAGCGACCTTACTGGCACACCAAGAAAAACCCTCTACAAGCACTTGCGACAGTACTGGCAGCGAGGATCGATACCAAACGCACTGTTACCGGATTACAGCAAATCCGGAGGAAAAGGCCAAAAGAAAACTTCCAAGAAGAAACTGGGTCGGCCGCGGAAAACCTCCCCGGGTACTGGTATTACGGTTGATTCGTCCATTGAACGAATGTTCCGAATCGTGCTTGATCGTCACTACGTTAACGACAAGGGGCACTCGATGCCCTATGTCCACAGAAGATTTATCGATATGTTCGAGGTGGGAAATTCCAATGTGTCACGAGAGGATTACCCAACGGTTCTTCAACTGAGATATTTCTACGAACGTGAATACAAAAAAGCAGACCGGATTCGCTTGCGGGCCAACAGAATCTCCTACCAGAAAGACATTCGCCCATTGATTGGTACCGCTACGGCGGGAGTCCCGGGGCCAGGCTCAAGGTATGAAATCGATGCGACGATTGCCGATATCTACCTGTTATCCGCTGACCGACAGAGCGTAATTGGGCGGCCCACACTATATGTAGTGGTTGATGTTTTCAGCCGCATGGTGACAGGCTTTTACGTGGGGTTGGAAAACCCATCTTATGTGACGGCCATGAGTGCTTTGAACACCTCTGTGTCTGACAAGACTGAGCTGTGTGGCCGGTACGGCTTTGAGATTACCGATGACCAGTGGCCCACGGTTGGAATCCCCGATGCTATCCTGGCAGACCGTGGAGAATTGCTGGGTCACCAGATAGAGTCACTGGAAAAGGCTTTCGGCGTGCGGATTGAAAACACGCCGCCTTACCGGGGCGATGCGAAAGGCATTGTCGAGCGTTACTTCCGTACCCTACAAGCTGAATTCAAACCGTTTGCGCCCGGTGTGGTGACAGGTTCAAGAATCAGAAAGCAGGGAGGCAAGGATTACCGGCTGGATGCAACGCTGACTCTGGATGATTTTACCCGCATTATGCTCGCCTCGATTCTGCACCGGAATCAGTACGCGGTATTGCCAAAATATGATCGTGATGCGGATATGCCCAATGACATGGCACTAACCCCGCTCAACATCTGGAACTGGGGCATACAATACCGGACTGGTCGATTGAGGAATGCATCTGAAGAAGGTCTACGAATTGCTATGTTGCCGAGGCAAAAGGCCTATTTGTCCGATCTGGGTGTGAGCTGTTTTGGTGCTTACTACACATCCAAGGAGTTATTGGCATCCGGTTGGCTGCATCGCAACGGGGATCGCAGGGTAACCAACCTGTATGCGGCCTATGACCCCGCAGTTGCTGACCATATCTATGTTTTTCCCGAAGAAAGGAGCCCGGAATACTGGGTGTGCTCTCTGACAGATCGTTCACGCCAGTATCGAGGTAAGTCGATGTGGGAGTTGTGGGCCAGTCAGGAACAGCAGCGGCAAGCTGCCAGCGCCGCAAAGGTTGCTGAAACCACAAGCAAACGAAATCTCGAAAACCTGGTCAGCCAAACCATCAAGGACGCTGAACGTTCACGTCCCACGGTGTTCAAGCAATCCAAAGCAGAGACCGTCAGGGGTATACGCGACAATCGAAAGCAAGAGCGGGATGCCCAGAGGGCCGAACAAACGAAAGCAAGGCAGCCTGACAAGACCAAACCAAAGTCTGAGGTAACCTACCTGCATGGCAAACCGGATGACGGCGGTTTCCCGGACTTTATCGACGAGCTGTTTGGAGATGACGAATGA
- the glmU gene encoding bifunctional UDP-N-acetylglucosamine diphosphorylase/glucosamine-1-phosphate N-acetyltransferase GlmU, whose translation MKPLHVVILAAGQGSRMKSSLPKVLHRIAGKPMLHHVMDTARQLGAERIHGVIGHGADQVREITSAEDVQWALQEQQLGTGHAVAQALPNLPDNASVLILYGDVPLTRRETLEELVSRVSDQSIGLLTVTLDNPDGYGRILRDNQGKVTAIVEQKDATDQQKTITEVNTGILAVSAGHLKAWLPQLSNANAQGEYYLTDIIAMAAEQGIAVEVAQPETEYEVQGVNNRLQLAGLERWYQQQQANRLMTEGATLADPARIDVRGELIIGQDVLIDINAVFEGKVTLETGVSVGPNCLLRNCHIGGDTHIEANSVIDGARVGRNAQIGPFARLRPGTALADHTKVGNFVETKKAVVGEGSKINHLSYVGDATLGRNVNVGAGTITCNYDGVNKHQTRMGDGVFVGSNTSLVAPVSLADNVTIGAGSTITRDVENGELAVARGKQRNIADWQRPTRKD comes from the coding sequence ATGAAGCCGCTGCACGTTGTAATTCTGGCCGCCGGTCAGGGTTCCCGCATGAAATCCTCCCTGCCCAAGGTTCTTCACCGCATCGCCGGCAAGCCCATGCTTCACCATGTGATGGACACGGCGCGGCAACTGGGCGCCGAGCGGATCCACGGAGTGATCGGGCACGGCGCCGACCAGGTCCGGGAAATCACCTCGGCTGAGGACGTTCAGTGGGCCTTGCAGGAGCAGCAGCTGGGCACGGGCCATGCGGTGGCGCAGGCCCTGCCCAATCTTCCGGACAATGCCAGCGTGCTTATTCTCTACGGCGACGTGCCACTGACCCGTCGGGAAACCCTGGAAGAACTGGTCTCTCGGGTGAGTGACCAATCCATTGGGTTGCTTACGGTGACCCTGGACAACCCGGATGGTTACGGCCGTATTCTCAGGGATAACCAGGGGAAAGTGACGGCGATCGTCGAGCAGAAGGATGCCACTGACCAGCAGAAGACCATCACTGAGGTAAACACCGGCATCCTCGCGGTGTCTGCAGGCCATCTCAAAGCCTGGCTGCCGCAGCTCTCCAATGCCAATGCCCAGGGCGAGTACTATCTCACCGACATCATCGCCATGGCTGCCGAACAAGGCATCGCCGTAGAAGTGGCCCAGCCGGAAACCGAGTACGAAGTGCAAGGCGTCAACAATCGGCTCCAGCTCGCCGGCCTTGAACGCTGGTACCAACAGCAACAGGCCAACCGGCTGATGACCGAGGGCGCCACCCTGGCCGACCCCGCACGGATTGATGTTCGTGGCGAGCTGATTATTGGTCAGGATGTGCTGATCGATATCAATGCCGTGTTTGAAGGAAAAGTCACCCTGGAAACGGGCGTCAGCGTCGGCCCCAACTGCCTGTTGCGCAACTGCCACATCGGTGGGGACACCCATATCGAGGCCAACTCGGTCATCGATGGTGCCAGGGTGGGGCGGAATGCCCAGATTGGCCCGTTCGCCCGACTGCGGCCCGGAACCGCGTTGGCGGACCACACCAAAGTGGGCAACTTCGTTGAAACCAAGAAAGCGGTTGTGGGTGAAGGAAGTAAGATCAACCACCTGAGCTACGTGGGTGACGCTACCCTTGGCCGCAATGTGAATGTGGGTGCAGGAACCATCACCTGCAATTATGATGGGGTGAACAAACACCAGACCCGGATGGGCGATGGCGTTTTCGTGGGTTCCAATACCTCACTGGTGGCGCCGGTTTCCCTGGCAGACAATGTCACGATTGGTGCCGGCTCGACCATCACCCGCGACGTAGAGAATGGCGAACTCGCCGTTGCCCGGGGCAAACAGCGCAATATCGCCGATTGGCAACGGCCAACACGGAAAGACTGA
- the glmS gene encoding glutamine--fructose-6-phosphate transaminase (isomerizing) produces MCGIVGAVSERDVQGILLEGLRRLEYRGYDSAGMAIIDSNSAINRAREVGKVAALDEAVTATPMSGSTGIAHTRWATHGEPSQINAHPHMSGDRLAIVHNGIIENYQELREELKADGFEFTSQTDTEVVAHLIEQQYRKADVQTLYDAVKAAIEHLRGAFALAVVHADEPDHLVVCREGSPLVVGVGIGENFIASDQLALLPVTDRFMFLEEGDIADIHKGSTKIHDREGNPVDRPVTRFEHSADAAEKGEYRHFMLKEIYEQPRVIQATTEGRITQTRVLEQALGTQAGNLLDNVRHVQIIACGTSYHAGMVARYWIEDLAGVPCSVEVASEFRYRKHVIQQDTLFLCISQSGETADTLAALRQAKKAGFRAAMAICNVPGSSLVRESDLVIMTQAGPEIGVASTKAFTTQLTALLIFTLALARHNGLDEEKEAEIVQAIRLVPGQVEQMLALDPQIAEMSQSFMDKHHSLFLGRGAMFPVALEGALKLKEISYIHAEAYPAGELKHGPLALVDSEMPVVTVAPNNDLLEKLKSNLEEVRARGGQLFVFADKAAGVRSEDGLNVLEVPSVHAITAPIVYTVPLQLLSYHVAVLKGTDVDQPRNLAKSVTVE; encoded by the coding sequence ATGTGTGGAATCGTAGGGGCAGTATCGGAAAGGGACGTTCAGGGCATTCTGCTGGAAGGCCTGCGCCGGCTTGAATATCGCGGTTACGATTCCGCCGGCATGGCCATTATCGACAGCAACAGCGCCATCAACCGGGCCCGGGAAGTGGGTAAGGTGGCGGCTCTCGACGAGGCAGTCACCGCCACCCCCATGAGTGGCAGCACCGGCATTGCCCACACTCGCTGGGCTACCCACGGTGAACCCTCACAGATCAATGCCCATCCCCATATGTCCGGCGACCGGCTAGCCATTGTTCATAACGGCATCATCGAGAACTACCAGGAACTGCGGGAAGAACTGAAGGCCGACGGCTTCGAATTCACCTCACAGACCGATACCGAGGTGGTCGCCCACCTGATTGAGCAGCAGTATCGAAAAGCGGACGTCCAGACCCTTTATGACGCGGTAAAAGCGGCAATCGAACACTTGCGCGGTGCGTTTGCGCTTGCAGTGGTTCACGCGGACGAGCCGGATCACCTTGTGGTATGCCGGGAAGGAAGCCCGCTGGTGGTGGGTGTGGGCATTGGCGAAAATTTCATCGCCTCGGATCAACTGGCCCTGCTACCGGTAACCGACCGTTTCATGTTTCTTGAGGAAGGCGATATCGCCGATATCCACAAGGGCAGCACCAAGATCCACGACCGCGAAGGCAACCCGGTTGACCGCCCGGTGACGCGCTTTGAACACAGTGCCGATGCCGCCGAAAAGGGCGAGTACCGCCACTTCATGCTCAAGGAAATCTACGAGCAGCCCCGGGTGATTCAGGCCACCACTGAAGGTCGCATCACCCAGACGAGGGTGCTGGAGCAGGCTCTGGGCACCCAGGCGGGCAACCTGCTGGACAACGTTCGCCACGTACAGATCATTGCCTGTGGCACCAGCTACCACGCCGGCATGGTGGCTCGCTACTGGATCGAAGACCTGGCCGGCGTGCCCTGCTCGGTGGAAGTCGCGTCCGAGTTCCGGTATCGCAAGCACGTGATCCAGCAGGACACGCTGTTTCTCTGTATTTCCCAGTCCGGCGAGACAGCCGATACCCTGGCCGCTCTGCGCCAGGCCAAAAAGGCCGGATTCCGTGCTGCCATGGCCATCTGTAACGTACCCGGCAGTTCCCTGGTGCGGGAGTCGGATCTGGTAATCATGACCCAGGCCGGTCCGGAAATTGGCGTGGCCTCCACCAAGGCGTTTACCACCCAGCTTACGGCCCTGCTGATCTTCACCCTGGCCCTGGCTCGCCACAACGGCCTGGATGAGGAAAAAGAAGCTGAAATTGTGCAGGCCATCCGCCTGGTGCCCGGTCAGGTGGAGCAGATGTTGGCGCTGGACCCCCAGATTGCCGAGATGTCCCAGTCCTTTATGGACAAGCACCACAGCCTGTTTCTGGGCCGTGGCGCCATGTTCCCAGTAGCCCTGGAAGGCGCGCTCAAGCTCAAGGAAATCTCCTACATTCACGCCGAAGCCTACCCCGCCGGCGAACTCAAACACGGCCCGCTGGCGCTGGTGGACAGTGAAATGCCCGTAGTGACCGTGGCGCCCAACAACGATCTGCTGGAAAAGCTCAAATCCAATCTTGAGGAAGTCCGCGCCCGCGGTGGCCAGCTTTTCGTATTCGCCGATAAGGCGGCCGGTGTTCGCAGCGAGGACGGGCTGAACGTGCTGGAAGTGCCGTCAGTGCACGCCATCACGGCGCCCATCGTATACACCGTGCCACTGCAGTTGCTGTCCTATCATGTGGCCGTTCTGAAGGGCACGGACGTGGACCAGCCGCGGAATCTGGCGAAGAGTGTAACGGTCGAGTAG
- a CDS encoding TnsD family Tn7-like transposition protein — protein MLNFPIPYDKELLYSTVARAGIRQGIISPKQLLDEIYGNRKVIATLDLPNQLEKVTRWLPPAYNVETLAYRHTLFPLYAPFIPEERRKRCLAWMAGESQGAIHLAMGVAASIVKVPSHVRYCPGCLKEQGRAVGEYFWQREWQVAGVECCERHGELLNTAIPRPLVERHRYHAASPEVCLLFPQKSVCAQSVKIQVQIRQLLQQMPAVSPSFAQWSVHYHWLAQQYGFIRGQSQIDHTAIFEAVLAKWSSKFLRRYGLGIGEPAGNLWLQAIFRKHRKSFSYLQHIIVHEALLPEFWHIGEVIDRVRDLLVQSMIAMPKRAKVEALLDLTQDQQGWMKMLEEWPPKVARAAKPALYARLYRYNRLWLKQVNSTRQRAKNVKRKPRIDWQQRDRQHLAKLREILRFLRASTSGPRQSQTFMLKQLGKSSTLEKKLHRLPRTRRLLLRYSESVAQYQVRRLRNAWKELRENFVYPPRWRLLRCAGLSEIRLTNEAWDYLNGLEDSHTAHQGNQG, from the coding sequence ATGCTGAACTTCCCAATACCTTACGATAAAGAACTGCTTTACAGCACAGTAGCCCGGGCGGGGATTCGGCAGGGCATTATCAGCCCCAAGCAGTTGCTGGATGAAATCTATGGCAACCGAAAGGTCATAGCAACGCTGGATTTGCCCAACCAGTTGGAGAAGGTTACTCGCTGGTTGCCGCCCGCCTACAATGTTGAGACTCTAGCATACCGCCACACCCTGTTCCCATTGTATGCCCCGTTTATCCCCGAAGAGCGCCGTAAACGTTGTCTGGCATGGATGGCTGGTGAATCCCAAGGTGCGATACACCTCGCGATGGGCGTAGCAGCATCTATTGTGAAGGTGCCGAGCCACGTTCGATATTGCCCGGGATGCCTTAAAGAGCAAGGACGTGCTGTTGGAGAATATTTTTGGCAGCGTGAATGGCAAGTGGCGGGTGTTGAATGCTGCGAAAGGCATGGTGAGTTGCTGAATACCGCTATTCCCCGCCCGCTGGTAGAGCGACACCGCTATCATGCAGCTTCACCTGAGGTATGCCTCTTGTTCCCGCAAAAGTCAGTTTGTGCCCAGTCAGTAAAGATTCAGGTTCAGATCCGACAACTACTGCAGCAAATGCCGGCTGTATCTCCGAGCTTTGCGCAGTGGTCAGTCCATTACCATTGGCTGGCCCAACAGTATGGCTTTATCCGCGGGCAGTCCCAGATTGACCACACCGCTATATTCGAAGCCGTGTTAGCCAAATGGTCCTCAAAGTTTTTGCGTCGGTATGGGTTGGGGATAGGGGAACCGGCAGGTAACTTGTGGCTGCAAGCCATATTCCGAAAACATCGGAAATCCTTCAGCTATCTCCAGCACATTATTGTTCATGAAGCGTTGTTGCCGGAGTTCTGGCATATTGGTGAAGTTATTGATCGTGTTCGGGATTTGCTAGTGCAATCAATGATAGCAATGCCTAAAAGAGCAAAGGTTGAAGCCTTGCTCGATTTAACACAAGATCAGCAGGGTTGGATGAAGATGCTGGAAGAGTGGCCACCGAAGGTAGCCAGGGCTGCCAAACCGGCGCTCTATGCAAGGCTGTACCGATACAACCGGCTTTGGCTGAAACAGGTAAATAGCACTCGACAACGGGCAAAAAACGTAAAAAGAAAACCAAGAATTGACTGGCAGCAGCGAGATCGGCAGCACCTGGCAAAATTACGAGAGATTCTCCGGTTCTTACGAGCGAGTACGTCTGGGCCCCGGCAGTCGCAAACCTTTATGCTCAAACAATTAGGCAAGAGCTCTACGCTGGAGAAGAAACTTCACCGGTTGCCCCGAACCAGGCGGCTTCTGTTGCGATATTCCGAAAGCGTTGCTCAATATCAGGTGCGGCGGTTGCGAAATGCGTGGAAGGAACTCCGGGAAAACTTTGTGTACCCGCCTCGCTGGCGCTTATTGCGCTGTGCTGGTCTCAGTGAAATACGGCTTACCAATGAAGCATGGGACTATTTGAATGGCCTCGAAGACAGCCACACCGCCCATCAAGGGAATCAAGGATAA
- a CDS encoding TnsA endonuclease N-terminal domain-containing protein, whose amino-acid sequence MTDYKLDNRTRKWIKEERGKGSGRDYHPWLTVRDLPSQGRSHRVMGHLTQRTHHLLSDMELAAFLLLEWNPAVTDIREQFPLRLEDTLVLAEEANIRHPEIGGCTQVMSTDFVIDISAPSGPGPQRMAIQVKASSDLKDPRTVEKLELERRYWQRKEVSWYLVTEKQIPKTVVNNLELLYSARVQGESPEVLFNSLPTYLASLNANPNSRLPEVGMLIDQSYSLEPGTALARLRALMALRALTFDISIPWNQLVAGDIQVVEDITLLRASYAANQ is encoded by the coding sequence ATGACCGACTACAAGCTCGACAATCGCACCCGCAAGTGGATCAAAGAAGAGCGAGGCAAAGGAAGTGGTAGGGACTATCACCCTTGGCTCACTGTGAGGGATCTACCTTCCCAAGGCCGTTCACATCGGGTAATGGGCCATCTGACGCAACGGACCCATCACCTCCTCTCCGATATGGAACTGGCGGCCTTCCTCTTGCTCGAATGGAACCCGGCCGTCACTGACATCCGCGAGCAATTCCCCCTGCGTCTAGAAGACACTCTGGTTCTCGCTGAAGAAGCCAACATTCGGCATCCCGAAATTGGCGGATGTACACAAGTCATGTCCACTGATTTCGTTATTGATATCTCGGCACCGTCCGGGCCCGGGCCCCAGCGGATGGCTATTCAGGTTAAAGCCTCCTCCGATCTCAAAGACCCACGTACGGTCGAAAAGCTGGAACTTGAGCGCCGCTATTGGCAAAGGAAAGAAGTTTCCTGGTATTTAGTCACCGAAAAGCAGATCCCCAAAACCGTGGTGAACAATCTGGAGTTGCTCTACTCTGCCAGAGTCCAAGGCGAGAGCCCTGAGGTACTCTTCAATAGCCTTCCTACGTACCTAGCCTCTCTGAACGCGAATCCGAACTCGAGACTCCCCGAAGTCGGGATGTTGATTGACCAGTCTTATTCTCTGGAGCCTGGCACTGCTCTGGCACGATTACGGGCCTTGATGGCTTTACGGGCACTGACATTTGATATCTCAATTCCATGGAATCAATTGGTGGCTGGCGATATCCAGGTTGTTGAGGACATAACATTGTTGAGGGCGAGTTATGCTGCGAATCAATGA
- a CDS encoding F0F1 ATP synthase subunit epsilon, whose amino-acid sequence MAMTVHCDVVSAEEKIYSGLVETLTATGTEGEMGIQYGHAPLLTALKPGAVRIVKQDGKEEILYVSGGYLEVQPNLITLMADTAVRAKDVDEAAALEAQKEAEKALANKTGEFEYSRAAVELAEAAAQLRTIQKLRNRSR is encoded by the coding sequence ATGGCTATGACCGTACATTGTGACGTGGTAAGTGCCGAAGAGAAGATCTACTCCGGGCTGGTCGAGACACTGACAGCGACCGGTACCGAGGGTGAGATGGGTATTCAGTACGGGCACGCGCCCCTGCTGACCGCGTTGAAGCCTGGCGCCGTGAGAATTGTAAAGCAGGACGGGAAAGAGGAAATACTGTACGTTTCCGGAGGTTATCTGGAAGTGCAGCCGAATCTGATTACCCTGATGGCTGACACAGCAGTCCGTGCCAAGGATGTGGACGAAGCTGCGGCGCTGGAAGCCCAGAAAGAAGCCGAGAAGGCACTGGCGAACAAGACAGGTGAATTTGAATATTCGCGGGCAGCAGTCGAGCTTGCTGAAGCTGCCGCCCAGCTGCGAACCATTCAGAAACTGCGCAACCGGTCCCGCTAA
- a CDS encoding AAA family ATPase, translating into MPSYQGNPLIEALPPILERKQLKAGLGGSIKLRPADIYLDGETRIHIISQLLDGFFQPLARHIQLESKISVMLRGGYVGRNLATGDLSAHIQNGYERIMRGDLLDFRFDHVESTAKSLAFIGCSGSGKTSSLNRILATYPQLIHHPEHNFTQIVFLKIDCPHDGSLKSLCHNFFREIDSILATNYVRRYGEKRHSVETMIALMSQLANTYAIGLLVIDEIQHLSVRASGGAEKMLNFFVTLVNEISVPVVMVGTPKARPVFETDLRSARRGAGFGSILWEPLSKPSAEENVLRTEWGAFTQKLWKYQWLTKASETVPDELRELWFDLSQGIMDVVIKLFVLSQIRAVVTGTERITPNIMKAVYQDELKPIHPMIEALRSGDPSKIARYSDLTIPDIDKKILELSNLLESSKDQIRKSVQYGGNDQAIRLHNMLVDMGYESDLLEPLVQRAFEEYTDLQIKDLMPIILKWYQSSEQSPPVKRKQKPKSIKAKDWHTLNSDDLRFMHSQAANEERMLGAVQQSGLVFNTDQWLASVD; encoded by the coding sequence GTGCCCAGCTACCAGGGAAATCCGTTGATCGAGGCGTTGCCACCGATCCTTGAACGCAAACAGCTAAAGGCCGGGCTCGGCGGAAGCATTAAGCTCCGCCCGGCGGATATATACCTTGATGGTGAGACCAGAATTCATATCATCTCCCAGTTGCTCGATGGCTTTTTTCAGCCGTTAGCACGCCATATTCAGCTGGAATCCAAAATCTCGGTCATGCTACGCGGGGGTTACGTTGGCAGAAATCTGGCCACCGGAGACCTCTCTGCGCATATACAGAATGGCTACGAGCGCATCATGCGCGGAGACCTGTTAGATTTTCGGTTTGACCATGTTGAATCGACCGCGAAAAGCCTGGCGTTCATTGGGTGTTCCGGGTCTGGAAAAACGAGTTCGCTCAATCGCATTCTGGCAACCTACCCTCAGTTGATTCACCACCCAGAACATAACTTCACTCAAATCGTATTCCTGAAAATCGACTGTCCCCACGACGGCTCCCTCAAAAGTCTGTGCCACAATTTTTTCCGGGAAATCGATTCCATCCTCGCCACAAATTATGTCAGGCGCTACGGTGAAAAACGCCACAGCGTGGAGACAATGATTGCTCTCATGTCGCAGCTGGCAAACACCTATGCCATCGGTTTGCTGGTGATTGATGAGATTCAGCACTTGAGCGTTCGCGCATCCGGGGGTGCGGAGAAGATGCTGAACTTTTTCGTAACCCTGGTGAATGAGATCTCGGTGCCGGTCGTCATGGTGGGTACGCCAAAGGCCAGGCCGGTCTTTGAAACAGACTTGCGTTCTGCACGTCGTGGAGCGGGGTTTGGCTCGATATTATGGGAACCCTTGAGCAAACCCTCAGCTGAAGAAAACGTGTTGCGAACCGAGTGGGGGGCGTTTACGCAAAAGCTGTGGAAATACCAGTGGTTGACCAAAGCCAGTGAAACCGTTCCGGATGAACTGAGGGAGCTGTGGTTCGATCTTTCTCAGGGCATCATGGATGTCGTCATCAAGTTGTTTGTGCTTTCCCAGATTCGAGCAGTAGTGACCGGTACGGAACGAATCACACCCAACATCATGAAAGCGGTCTACCAGGATGAGCTGAAACCGATTCATCCCATGATCGAAGCATTGCGTTCCGGTGATCCAAGCAAAATTGCCCGCTATTCAGACCTCACGATCCCGGATATCGATAAGAAAATCCTCGAGCTCAGTAACCTGCTGGAATCCAGTAAGGATCAGATTCGAAAATCGGTGCAGTATGGAGGTAACGATCAGGCAATCCGGTTACACAACATGCTGGTTGATATGGGTTACGAGTCGGATTTGTTGGAACCGCTGGTTCAAAGAGCATTCGAAGAATATACCGACTTACAGATCAAAGACCTGATGCCTATCATCCTAAAATGGTATCAGTCCTCTGAGCAATCACCACCTGTAAAAAGAAAGCAAAAGCCCAAATCGATCAAGGCAAAAGACTGGCATACGCTGAATTCAGACGACCTTCGATTCATGCATTCCCAGGCAGCCAACGAGGAGCGGATGCTTGGCGCAGTTCAGCAATCGGGCCTGGTTTTTAACACCGATCAGTGGCTAGCTTCCGTTGATTAG